The DNA sequence GGTCAGCCTAGAAGCGCGGGCCGTGATCCCGATACGGCATGGTTTCGGACGTTATTGACCCCGCAACCAGAGGGGGTGCGCCCGGAGAGGGCCCGGTGTCAGCGGTCCAAGTACGCCAGGACGGCCAGGACCCGGCGGTTGGCCGTTTCCGACGGGGGGAGGTCCAGCTTGGTGAAGATGTTGCCGATGTGCTTGGCGACGGCCTTCTCCGTGATGAAGAGGGCCTCCGCCGAGCCCGCGTTGGAGAGGCCCTGGGCCAGGCACTGAAGGACCTCGCGCTCGCGGGGGGTGAGGGCGGCGAAGGGCTCGTCGCGGGACCTGCCCGTGACGAGCTTGGCGACGACCTCGGGGTCCATGGCCGTGCCGCCGTCCGCGACGCGCTCGATCGTCGCGATGAACTCGGCGCCGTTGGAGACCCGTTCCTTCAGGACGTAGCCGACGGCTTCCGAGCCCGTCGTCAGCAACTCGTGGGCGTACAGGGGCTCCACGTACTGGGACAGGAGCAGCACCGGCAGGCCCGGGACCTCGGTGCGGGCGGCGACCGCGGCCCGCAGGCCCTCGTCGGAGAACGTGGGCGGCAGGCGGACGTCCACCACCGCCACGTCGGGCCGCAGGCCGGTGAGCGCGCCGAGCAGGTCGGGGCCGTTGTCGACGGCGGCGACGACCTCGTGGCCGAAGGCGCCGAGGAGGCGGGTGACGCCGTCCCTCAGCAGGAAGTGGTCTTCGGCGAGGACAACGCGCACGGGACCTCCAGGGTCATCAGGGTGGGGCCGCCGACGGGGCTGCTGACGGCGAGGACGCCGTCGAAGTGGGCGAGGCGGCGCTCGATGCCGCGCAGCCCGGTGCCGCGGGCGGCATCCGCGCCGCCGTGGCCGTCGTCGGTGACGGTGACCCGCAGGGAGCCGTCCTCGTGCCGCAGGTCGATCCAGCCGCGCCCGGCCCCGGAGTGCTTGGCGGCGTTGGCGAGCAGCTCGGAGACGGCGAAGTAGACGGCCGACTCGACCGGGGGTTCGGGGCGGGCCTCCAGGTCGGCCACCACCTCGGTCCGCAGCGGGCTGATCATCGCCAGGGAGCGTACGGCATCGGCCAGGCCGCGGTCGGCGAGCACCGGCGGATGGATGCCCTTGACCAGGTCGCGCAGCTCCTTGAGGGCGGCCGTCGAGGACTGCCGCGCCTCCACGAGCAGGTCGCGCACGGCGTCGGGGTCGGACTCCAGGAGGTGCTCGGCGGCGTCGAGGGTCATGCCCATCGCGACCAGGCGGGCCTGCGCGCCGTCGTGGAGGTCGCGCTCGATGCGGCGGATCTCGGCGAACCGGGTGTCGGTGGCGTCGGAGCGGGTCGTCCGCAGGTGCTCGACGCGGGCCGCGAGCAGTGCGGCCTCGTCCGGCGCGAGCATCACGCGCAGATAGCGGGCGTGCCGCCGCACGACGTACGGGCCCGCCCAGAACAGGGCCAGGGGGAAGGCGAGCGCGGCGAGCACGCCCGCGAGGCCCGCCGACGCCGTGTCGTAGACGGGGATGAAGAGGTACCAGAGGCTGCCCCAGTCGTCCGAGAGCCGCGGTCCGAACACGGCGGTGGACAGGCCCCACACCCCGCTGAGCAGGAACAGCGTCGGCACGAAGGCCAGCATCCCGCCGACGTACGGGTCGACGGCGACCCAGCGCCAGTCCCTGCGGACCTGGCTGTCCCGGTCCAGCAGCTGGGCGCGCAGGTCACCGGCGGTCTCGGCCGGCGGGTAGGCGACGGGGACGTCGACGCCCGACCACTCCAGGGCCAGCGCGCGCTGCCGGTCGGCGAGCGCGCGGGTGGCGCGCACCGCGCCGGGGAGCAGCCGCGGACCGAGCCGGGTGGTGAGCGCGGCGTACACGACGCCGAGCCACGGCGACAGGCAGAAGGCGCGCAGCGACAGGCGCCAGAGGGTGAGGGAGCGGCGGAAGCCGGTGGGGCCTATGCGGGTCATGGCGGTCATTATCGAAGGCGGGGCGGCCCGGAGTCGGTGGTAAAAACTCCCCTCTTCGGGGCGCGGGCCGGCCCGTCGGGTCGTACGCCACGGGCCGTACGCCTCGGTCAGCGCAGGAGCAGCGCGCGGATCGCCTCCGTGACCGTGGCCGGGGACTCCTCCGCCATGAAGTGGCCGCAGGGCACCGTCCGGTGGACGAGGTCCGGCGCCCACGCGCGCCACAGGCCCACCGCGTCGAAGCCGAGGGCCGTGCCCCAGTCCTGCTGGAGGACCGTCACCGGCATCCGCAGCCGCCGCCCGGCGGCGCGGTCGGCCGCGTCGTGCTCCACGTCCGCGAAGGACGACGCCCGGAAGTCGGCCACGATGGAGGGGACGGCCTCCCGGCACGCCGTCAGGTACGCGGCCCGTACGTCGGCCGGGATCGCGCCCGGGTCCTTGGCCCACAGGTCCAGGAAGTGCCCGAAGAACCCGTCCGGGTCCGCCGCGATCATCCGCTCCGGCAGGCCGGGCGGCTGCGCCATCAAGTACAGGTGGAAGCCGACGGCCGCGCCCGTGCCGCGCAGCACGTCCCACATGTCGAGCGTCGGGAGGACGTCGAGGGACGCGAGGTGCGTGACCGCGTCGGGGTGGTCGAGCCCCGCCCGGATCGCCACGAGGGCGCCCCGGTCGTGGCCCGCGAGCGCGAACCGCTCGTGCCCGAGCGCGCGGGCCAGGGCCACGACGTCCGCCGCCATGGTCCGCTTCGCGTACGTCTGTCCGTCGGCGGCCTCGGCCGGTTTGTCGCTGGCGCCGTAGCCGCGCAGGTCCGGGACGATGACGGTGTGGTCGGCCGCGAGGGCGGCAGCCACGTGCCGCCACATGAGGCCGGTCTGCGGGAAGCCGTGCAGGAGGACGACGGGCGTACCGGACGGGTCGCCGCCGACGGCCGCGCTCAGCCGGACGCCGTCGGCGACGGGGACGCGGTGGTGGGTGAAGCCTTCGATGCGGGGTGCGGCGGGCGCGCCGCCGTGGGTGCTGGGGTTCATGCGGCCAGCGTGCGGGGCGCGAATCAGCGGTGGATCAGCGTGCGCTGAGCGGCCGGGTCCCTACGGGTACGTTGAAGGGGTGCCGGAGGAGGAAGGGGCGACGTCAGGGGCGGGATCCGTGCCGGTGGCGTTCCGGGTGCTCGGGCCGCTCGGCGCCCGCGACGGGCAGGGGCGCGACCTCGACCTGAAGGGTCCGCGGCACCGCGCGGTGCTGGCCCGGCTGATCGTCGCCCGGCGCCGGACGGTGCCCGTGAGCTGGCTGGTCGACGACCTGTGGGACGAGCCGCCGCCGACCGCCGTCGGCACCATCCGCACGTTCGTGGGGGCCCTGCGCAAGGCCCTCGAACCCGGCCGGGCCCGGCGGGCGCCCGCCCGTCTCCTGGTGACGGCGGGGCCCGGCTACGCGCTCCTCGCCGCGCCGGACGCGGTGGACGCCTGGCGGTTCGAGAGGGCCGTGCGGGAGGCGGGCCTGCTCCTCGACGGCGGCGGCCCGGTGACCGGGGCCGCGCTCGCCGCCCTGGACGAGGCGCTCGGCCTGTGGCGGGGCCCGGCCTACGCCGAGTGGGCCGACACCGACTGGGCCCGCGCGGAGGTGGCACGCCTGGACGGCCTGCGGCTGCTGGCCGTGGAGCGCCGCGCCCGCCTCGCCCTGGCCCTCGGCCGGGCCGCGGAGGCGGCCCTCGATCTGGAGTCCCACACCGCGGCCCACCCCTGGCGCGAGGAGGCGTGGGGCCTCCTCGCCCTGGCCCTGTACCGGGCGGGCCGCCAGGGCGACGCCCTCGCCGCGCTGCGCCGGGCACGCGAGACGCTGGCGGGCGACCTCGGCGTGGACCCGGGCGAGGGGCTGCGCCGCCTGGAGACGGAGATCCTGACTCAGAGGGTGCCTGCGGCGGCTTCCGCCGCACGGGACGTGGCGGCTTCCGCTGGGCGGGACTCGGTCGCCTCCGGCGTGGGGGACGCGGCTGTCCCTGCCGTGGGGGAAGCGACCGCCTCCGGCGTGGGGGGCGCGGCTGTTCCCGTCGTAGGGGACAAGGCCGCTCCCGCCGTGCGGGACACGGTCGCCCCCGTCGTGCGGCGTGATGCGGCGGCCTCCGCTGTGCGGGACGTGACGGCCTCCGCCCCGCGGGACACGGCGGCCCCCGTCGTACGAGACGCGGCTGTTCCCGTCGTGGGGGACGCGGCCGTCCCCGCCCCTCAAGCCGCAACCGCCCCCTCCGCGCGGAACGCCGTCGTTCTGTTCGGGCGGGGTGTCGAGGTCGGTGCTCTCGAAGGGGCCGCGCATGCCGCTGTGCGGGAGGGCCGGTTCACCCTCGCTCTGCTCTCCGGGGAGGCGGGCGCGGGCAAGACCGCGCTGGCCCGTGAGCTCGCGGGGCGCCTCGGCGCGGTGGGCTGGACGACTGCCTGGGGCCGGGCGCCGGACGGCGGGGCCGTCCCTGCCGGGTGGCCCTGGGTGGAGGCCCTGGGGGAACTCGGCCTGCCCGTAGGGGAGTTGAGCGCCGGTCCGGGTGACCCCGCCGCGCTGCGGCTGCGGCGGCGCCGGTGGGTGGGCGAGCGCCTCGCCTCGCTCGCCGCGCGCGACCGGCGCCCCCTGCTGCTCGTACTCGACGATCTGCACTGGGCCGACGAGGAGTCCCTGGACCTGCTCGCCGGGCTCGCGGCGGTGCCGCCCGCGGCGCCCGTGCTCGTCGTGGGCACGTACCGCGACACCGAAGTCCCGCCCGGCCTCGCCGCGTTCCTGGGGCGGGCGGCGCGGGCCGAGCCGGTGCGGGTGCGCGTGGCCGGGCTCGCCGAAGGCCCCGTACGGGACCTGGTGGCGGCCGTCTCCGGGCGGGACGTCGACGCCGCGACCGCCCGCGCCGTGCGCCGCCGCAGCGGCGGCAACCCCTTCTTCGTGCGCGAACTCGCCCGTCTGTACGCCGCGGAAGGCGCCGCGGCCCTGTCCCGCGTCCCCGTCGGCGTGCGGGACCTCGTCCGCGCCCGCCTCGGCGCCCTCGGGCATGAGGCGCGCACGGTGCTGCGGCTCGCCGCCGTCGTCGGGGCGGAGGCGGACCTGGACGTGCTGTGCGCGCTCGCCGGGGACGAGGAGGCCGTCCTGGACGCGGTGGAGGCGGCGACCGCGGCCGGGTTCCTCGTGCCGCCCGCGGCGGAGGGGCCCGCCGCCGAACAGGTGCGGTTCGCGCACGCGCTGGTCCACGAGACGGTGTACGACGACCTGTCGCGGCCGCGCCGCGCCCGCCTGCACACGGCGGTCGCCGAGACCCTGGAGCGGCTGCGCCCCCAGGACGCAGTCGTCGACGCCC is a window from the Streptomyces spectabilis genome containing:
- a CDS encoding LuxR C-terminal-related transcriptional regulator, with product MRVVLAEDHFLLRDGVTRLLGAFGHEVVAAVDNGPDLLGALTGLRPDVAVVDVRLPPTFSDEGLRAAVAARTEVPGLPVLLLSQYVEPLYAHELLTTGSEAVGYVLKERVSNGAEFIATIERVADGGTAMDPEVVAKLVTGRSRDEPFAALTPREREVLQCLAQGLSNAGSAEALFITEKAVAKHIGNIFTKLDLPPSETANRRVLAVLAYLDR
- a CDS encoding sensor histidine kinase — encoded protein: MTRIGPTGFRRSLTLWRLSLRAFCLSPWLGVVYAALTTRLGPRLLPGAVRATRALADRQRALALEWSGVDVPVAYPPAETAGDLRAQLLDRDSQVRRDWRWVAVDPYVGGMLAFVPTLFLLSGVWGLSTAVFGPRLSDDWGSLWYLFIPVYDTASAGLAGVLAALAFPLALFWAGPYVVRRHARYLRVMLAPDEAALLAARVEHLRTTRSDATDTRFAEIRRIERDLHDGAQARLVAMGMTLDAAEHLLESDPDAVRDLLVEARQSSTAALKELRDLVKGIHPPVLADRGLADAVRSLAMISPLRTEVVADLEARPEPPVESAVYFAVSELLANAAKHSGAGRGWIDLRHEDGSLRVTVTDDGHGGADAARGTGLRGIERRLAHFDGVLAVSSPVGGPTLMTLEVPCALSSPKTTSC
- a CDS encoding BTAD domain-containing putative transcriptional regulator: MPEEEGATSGAGSVPVAFRVLGPLGARDGQGRDLDLKGPRHRAVLARLIVARRRTVPVSWLVDDLWDEPPPTAVGTIRTFVGALRKALEPGRARRAPARLLVTAGPGYALLAAPDAVDAWRFERAVREAGLLLDGGGPVTGAALAALDEALGLWRGPAYAEWADTDWARAEVARLDGLRLLAVERRARLALALGRAAEAALDLESHTAAHPWREEAWGLLALALYRAGRQGDALAALRRARETLAGDLGVDPGEGLRRLETEILTQRVPAAASAARDVAASAGRDSVASGVGDAAVPAVGEATASGVGGAAVPVVGDKAAPAVRDTVAPVVRRDAAASAVRDVTASAPRDTAAPVVRDAAVPVVGDAAVPAPQAATAPSARNAVVLFGRGVEVGALEGAAHAAVREGRFTLALLSGEAGAGKTALARELAGRLGAVGWTTAWGRAPDGGAVPAGWPWVEALGELGLPVGELSAGPGDPAALRLRRRRWVGERLASLAARDRRPLLLVLDDLHWADEESLDLLAGLAAVPPAAPVLVVGTYRDTEVPPGLAAFLGRAARAEPVRVRVAGLAEGPVRDLVAAVSGRDVDAATARAVRRRSGGNPFFVRELARLYAAEGAAALSRVPVGVRDLVRARLGALGHEARTVLRLAAVVGAEADLDVLCALAGDEEAVLDAVEAATAAGFLVPPAAEGPAAEQVRFAHALVHETVYDDLSRPRRARLHTAVAETLERLRPQDAVVDALAHHYVSAATRATAARAVTHASRAARRAEASGAPHRARRLWGAALDAYDRDAADRDPAERLTLLMGLGRALAVTGGLAEARRYRAEALAVAEAAGDPDLTARVVGAFDVPGIWARNDDEELSRRVVAAARRALGALPDDGTRERRATRCRLLSSVAMETRGDTTGAGAEAARQAEALARGLAAGGEHPDQDAALLAYALNGRFLHTFHRPGLAPERARVGAELVVLSARHGLVGFEVLGHLTLIQAHAARADFARADAAAAAADRLAERYGLPLVGVFTSWYAALRTAVAGRAEEAEAAYRSAAGRLRGSGMSGMSEEGLLRLALACLGAAADADVPDAGQLLDLRLCLRARAAARSGDRAAAADAYRRLLPAEDELAGAGSGLVALGPVAQELGDLAVALGRPAAAHYRAALAVAERAGAPHWTAAARAALAAMRGCGDEL
- a CDS encoding alpha/beta fold hydrolase, yielding MNPSTHGGAPAAPRIEGFTHHRVPVADGVRLSAAVGGDPSGTPVVLLHGFPQTGLMWRHVAAALAADHTVIVPDLRGYGASDKPAEAADGQTYAKRTMAADVVALARALGHERFALAGHDRGALVAIRAGLDHPDAVTHLASLDVLPTLDMWDVLRGTGAAVGFHLYLMAQPPGLPERMIAADPDGFFGHFLDLWAKDPGAIPADVRAAYLTACREAVPSIVADFRASSFADVEHDAADRAAGRRLRMPVTVLQQDWGTALGFDAVGLWRAWAPDLVHRTVPCGHFMAEESPATVTEAIRALLLR